Proteins encoded within one genomic window of Haladaptatus sp. QDMS2:
- a CDS encoding SDR family NAD(P)-dependent oxidoreductase, giving the protein MDFGLEDRTALVTGGAGRIGSEDCRVLAAEGAEVVVLDLEVDNAESVADEIREQGGTAHAVQCDLTDRPDVEDTVAALREETGGIDILVNNAGLVDAQSQLKDYDDEKWDLDVEVNLTGSYNISREVFPAMCERGWGRVINMSSMAGWYGGFGQASYAATKAALIGFGKTMALEGAKHGVTCNVITPNIVMGALADLPPEQLEQVNPMFERIRKATPMGKLGREEDVSNLIAYLSSEQANYITGQVIGVTGGVDLFSF; this is encoded by the coding sequence ATGGATTTCGGACTCGAAGACCGAACCGCTCTCGTGACCGGGGGCGCAGGCCGAATCGGAAGCGAAGACTGCCGCGTGCTGGCCGCAGAGGGCGCAGAAGTCGTCGTCCTCGACCTCGAAGTTGACAACGCAGAATCCGTCGCAGACGAGATTCGCGAGCAGGGCGGGACCGCTCACGCAGTGCAATGTGACCTGACCGACCGCCCGGACGTGGAGGACACTGTCGCCGCATTACGCGAGGAGACCGGCGGCATCGACATCCTCGTGAACAATGCCGGCCTCGTGGACGCTCAGAGCCAGCTCAAAGACTACGACGATGAGAAGTGGGACCTCGACGTGGAGGTGAACCTGACTGGCTCGTACAATATCTCCCGGGAGGTGTTCCCCGCGATGTGCGAACGCGGCTGGGGCCGGGTCATCAACATGTCCTCGATGGCCGGATGGTACGGCGGATTCGGGCAGGCGTCCTACGCGGCGACGAAGGCGGCGCTCATCGGCTTTGGCAAGACGATGGCCCTCGAAGGCGCGAAACACGGCGTCACCTGCAACGTCATCACGCCGAACATTGTGATGGGCGCGCTCGCTGACCTCCCCCCAGAGCAATTAGAGCAGGTAAACCCGATGTTCGAGCGGATTCGGAAGGCGACGCCGATGGGAAAACTCGGTCGCGAAGAAGACGTGTCGAACCTCATCGCCTACCTGTCGAGCGAGCAGGCGAATTACATCACCGGGCAGGTCATCGGCGTGACCGGCGGCGTGGACCTCTTTTCGTTCTGA
- a CDS encoding LLM class flavin-dependent oxidoreductase, translating to MRLGLLLPHIGTVDTTDLAMRAEDLGYGSVWLGELWGSDSTIHLTDIAAHTEEVEIGTAILNVFSRSPAVLAMTAATLDRVSDGRFTLGVGTSTPKAVEDLHGMAFDQPVRRSHETIELVKQFLGGGDERVNYDGEIFQTKDFPPLDADVEVYHAALGPANRRVVARLADGWIPHNIPFPQLEEAFEYVAEHAEEAGRDPDDITVAPYIPSAVSEDEEEAHDAVRGHIAYYVGSGKGYQRAVAQVFPEEAEEVAEAWRSGDRKAAARAVTDDMVMALGVSGTPDQARDRLRDVMANPVIDRPLITIPNQTAEQLSEQTITELSPDRL from the coding sequence ATGCGCCTCGGCCTGTTACTTCCACATATCGGAACCGTCGATACGACCGACCTCGCGATGCGAGCAGAGGACCTTGGCTACGGGTCGGTCTGGCTTGGCGAACTCTGGGGGTCAGATTCGACGATTCACCTCACGGACATCGCCGCACATACCGAGGAGGTCGAAATCGGCACCGCGATTCTCAACGTCTTCTCGCGCTCGCCGGCCGTCCTCGCCATGACCGCGGCAACCCTCGACCGCGTCTCTGACGGCCGCTTTACGCTCGGCGTCGGCACGAGTACGCCAAAAGCCGTCGAAGACCTCCACGGGATGGCCTTCGACCAGCCAGTGCGACGGTCCCACGAAACCATCGAACTCGTAAAGCAGTTCCTCGGCGGCGGCGACGAACGGGTGAACTACGACGGCGAAATTTTCCAAACCAAGGACTTCCCACCGCTCGACGCCGACGTGGAGGTCTACCATGCCGCGCTCGGCCCGGCGAACCGCCGCGTCGTGGCCCGCCTCGCAGACGGCTGGATTCCCCACAACATCCCGTTCCCACAACTCGAAGAGGCCTTCGAGTACGTGGCCGAACACGCAGAAGAGGCTGGCCGGGACCCAGACGACATCACGGTCGCCCCGTACATTCCCTCTGCCGTCAGTGAAGACGAGGAAGAGGCACACGACGCGGTTCGTGGGCACATCGCCTACTACGTCGGGAGCGGGAAGGGCTACCAGCGGGCCGTCGCACAGGTGTTCCCCGAGGAGGCAGAGGAGGTCGCCGAGGCGTGGCGTTCTGGCGACCGGAAAGCCGCGGCGAGGGCGGTCACCGACGATATGGTCATGGCGCTTGGCGTCTCCGGAACGCCCGACCAGGCGCGCGACCGACTCCGCGACGTGATGGCAAATCCGGTCATCGACCGGCCGCTCATCACCATTCCAAATCAGACGGCTGAACAGTTATCAGAACAGACCATTACAGAATTGTCGCCCGACCGCCTCTGA
- a CDS encoding CaiB/BaiF CoA-transferase family protein, whose translation MDLAGIRVLDLTRLLPGPYATQLLSDLGADVIKVEDTNTGDYARSMPPLTDEGVGAVFDGVNRGKRSVAIDLKAERGQDAFYELVANADVVFESFRPGVTDRLGIDYDTLTEHNPDLVYCSLSGFGQSGPLADTVGHDLNYVALSGLLDMTRADENSPPQIPGYPTADMAGGLFAAFSIVSALLSRELGNGGGYVDVAMTDVVLSFSHALAAPAFDGETPRPGQTPLTGAYPWYDVYAAKDGYVTIAALEPKFWRAFCEAVGRTDLISVHMTDDEAEREALRQELENLFAGKTRDEWESTLEGVEAAFCGVYTVSEALSHPQLQSRDVIRRPESGRPRIGFPAVTDRDVDTDESLPEQGEHTAVVLREIGFSAFEIDKLHEEGVID comes from the coding sequence ATGGACCTTGCTGGCATTCGCGTGCTCGATTTGACGCGGTTGCTCCCCGGGCCGTACGCGACCCAACTGCTCTCTGATCTCGGCGCAGACGTCATCAAAGTCGAGGATACGAACACTGGTGACTACGCCCGGTCGATGCCGCCGCTCACCGACGAGGGCGTCGGCGCGGTCTTCGACGGCGTGAATCGCGGCAAACGCAGCGTCGCCATCGACCTGAAGGCAGAACGAGGACAGGACGCGTTCTACGAACTCGTCGCGAATGCTGACGTCGTCTTCGAGAGCTTTCGCCCCGGCGTCACCGACCGCCTGGGCATCGACTACGACACACTCACCGAGCACAATCCGGACCTCGTCTACTGCTCGTTGAGTGGCTTTGGCCAGTCAGGGCCGCTCGCAGACACCGTGGGACACGACCTGAACTACGTCGCGCTCTCCGGACTGCTCGACATGACGCGAGCGGACGAGAATTCGCCGCCGCAGATTCCGGGCTACCCGACCGCCGACATGGCGGGCGGCCTCTTCGCCGCGTTCTCCATCGTGAGTGCCCTGCTCTCGCGAGAACTCGGCAACGGCGGCGGCTACGTGGACGTGGCGATGACGGACGTCGTCCTCTCATTCTCACACGCACTCGCCGCCCCCGCGTTCGACGGCGAGACGCCACGACCCGGGCAGACGCCGCTCACGGGGGCGTATCCCTGGTACGACGTCTACGCCGCAAAAGACGGCTACGTCACCATCGCCGCACTCGAACCGAAGTTTTGGCGGGCGTTCTGCGAGGCGGTCGGTCGTACGGACCTCATCTCGGTTCACATGACCGACGACGAGGCGGAACGCGAGGCACTCAGGCAGGAACTGGAAAACCTGTTCGCCGGGAAGACCCGAGACGAGTGGGAATCGACGCTGGAGGGCGTCGAAGCGGCATTTTGTGGCGTCTACACCGTCTCTGAGGCGCTCTCCCATCCGCAACTTCAGTCGCGGGACGTGATTCGCCGTCCCGAGTCAGGTCGCCCGCGAATCGGGTTTCCCGCGGTCACCGACCGCGATGTGGACACGGACGAGTCGCTCCCCGAGCAGGGCGAGCACACGGCCGTCGTGCTCCGTGAAATCGGGTTTTCGGCGTTCGAAATCGACAAACTCCACGAGGAAGGCGTCATCGACTAA
- a CDS encoding acyl-CoA dehydrogenase family protein has protein sequence MHKENNQSGVSFETDEETRLIRQSLDEFVEQEVEPLEADLGETYTNPRKRHEADGRLVPEVHEAIETVRKKSADAGFYAMNMPEAVGGEGVSTVTWYRAKTHVASMGLGLARHVLAGPEGPKPLLLQADDAQTEAYLKPVVRGEKSTAFAQTEPGAGSDSPNMQTTAKRDGDEWVLNGQKQWITNAPYADFVQVFARTTSQEEAGRYGGITCFIVEADEYELGSMNNAVGLEGMQAELLFDDMRVPNSRVLGQPDAAFYNAMDFLSLGRLELGAEAIGHGQHLVEECVNYANEREAFGRPIGKFQQISSKLARAKARIDAADATGLRCAWTMDRSEQAIEESSAFKWLATDAYFSLADDAVQVHGGNGVAEENPFMDHLHLARILRIVEGTDEIQLNTIAKQLGL, from the coding sequence ATGCACAAAGAAAACAACCAAAGTGGGGTTTCCTTCGAGACGGACGAGGAAACTCGGCTCATCCGCCAGAGCCTCGATGAGTTCGTCGAACAGGAAGTCGAACCACTCGAAGCCGACCTCGGCGAGACGTACACGAATCCGCGAAAACGGCACGAAGCCGATGGACGACTCGTTCCCGAAGTCCACGAAGCCATCGAGACAGTCCGCAAGAAGAGCGCAGACGCCGGGTTCTACGCGATGAACATGCCCGAAGCCGTCGGCGGCGAGGGTGTCTCGACGGTGACGTGGTATCGGGCGAAAACGCACGTCGCGTCGATGGGGCTCGGCCTCGCCCGCCACGTCCTCGCGGGACCGGAAGGCCCGAAACCGCTGCTCTTGCAGGCAGACGACGCCCAGACCGAGGCGTACCTGAAACCGGTCGTCCGTGGAGAGAAATCGACGGCCTTCGCCCAGACCGAACCCGGCGCTGGCTCCGACTCGCCGAATATGCAGACAACGGCAAAACGAGACGGTGACGAGTGGGTGCTAAACGGCCAGAAACAGTGGATTACGAACGCCCCCTACGCCGACTTCGTGCAGGTGTTCGCCCGGACCACCTCGCAAGAAGAAGCCGGCAGATACGGCGGCATCACCTGTTTCATCGTCGAGGCCGACGAGTACGAACTCGGCTCGATGAACAACGCCGTCGGGCTGGAGGGAATGCAGGCAGAACTCCTGTTCGACGATATGCGCGTTCCCAACTCGCGCGTGCTCGGCCAACCGGACGCCGCCTTCTACAACGCGATGGACTTTCTCTCGCTCGGCCGCCTCGAACTCGGCGCAGAAGCGATTGGCCACGGCCAGCACCTCGTCGAGGAGTGCGTGAATTACGCAAACGAACGCGAGGCCTTCGGGCGGCCAATCGGCAAATTCCAGCAGATATCGTCGAAACTCGCCCGCGCCAAAGCCCGTATCGACGCAGCGGACGCCACGGGCCTGCGCTGTGCGTGGACGATGGACCGCAGCGAACAGGCCATCGAGGAGTCTTCCGCGTTCAAGTGGCTCGCGACAGACGCCTACTTCTCACTCGCCGACGACGCGGTGCAGGTCCACGGTGGCAACGGCGTCGCAGAGGAGAATCCCTTCATGGACCATCTGCACCTCGCGCGCATCCTCAGAATCGTCGAAGGAACCGACGAGATCCAGTTGAACACGATTGCCAAGCAGCTCGGGCTGTAA
- a CDS encoding GNAT family N-acetyltransferase — protein sequence MRSAIHVVETDGEYEDALSVRFTVFVDEQGVPEELEVDEYEDDCIHFVAYVDDEAVGAARLRPIDADTAKVERVAVLDSHRGNGLGFELMACVESEAHERGYDHLILNAQTHAKPFYDRLGYLQVGDEFEEAGIPHVQMDKVF from the coding sequence ATGCGTTCGGCAATCCACGTCGTCGAAACCGACGGGGAATACGAAGACGCCCTCTCCGTTCGATTTACGGTGTTCGTAGACGAGCAGGGCGTTCCGGAAGAACTGGAAGTAGACGAGTACGAAGACGACTGTATCCACTTCGTCGCCTACGTCGACGATGAGGCCGTCGGCGCGGCGCGACTCCGCCCTATCGACGCAGACACAGCGAAGGTAGAACGCGTCGCCGTCCTCGACTCCCACCGTGGGAACGGGCTCGGCTTCGAACTCATGGCCTGCGTCGAATCTGAAGCGCACGAGAGAGGCTACGACCACCTCATCCTCAACGCCCAGACCCACGCGAAACCCTTCTACGACCGACTGGGCTACTTGCAGGTCGGCGACGAGTTCGAGGAGGCGGGCATCCCCCATGTCCAGATGGACAAGGTATTCTGA
- a CDS encoding redoxin domain-containing protein: MPPAPGDRAPDFTSLLCDGETFRPTSLADRLGPRGGVLVFSGFSGSAITHNWWTRYANAGWDNFDGVSVTGVTRDGPYAQNAFLRDLDSPFALFSDVDARAIEAFDLLTERDGMAGTQTARRAVFVLDAARVVEYRWLGDDWISPVPREEIEAAIAAR; the protein is encoded by the coding sequence ATGCCTCCAGCACCCGGCGATCGCGCCCCAGATTTCACCAGCCTCCTTTGTGACGGCGAGACGTTCAGGCCCACCTCGCTCGCCGACCGACTTGGCCCTCGAGGCGGCGTCCTCGTCTTCTCTGGCTTCTCGGGAAGCGCCATCACGCACAACTGGTGGACGCGCTACGCGAACGCCGGGTGGGACAACTTCGACGGCGTGTCGGTGACGGGCGTCACCCGCGACGGACCGTACGCCCAGAACGCCTTCCTCAGGGACCTCGACAGCCCCTTTGCGCTCTTTTCGGACGTAGACGCCCGCGCCATCGAGGCGTTCGACCTGCTCACCGAACGCGACGGGATGGCTGGCACGCAGACCGCCCGCCGCGCCGTGTTCGTCCTCGACGCAGCGCGCGTCGTGGAGTATCGCTGGCTCGGCGACGATTGGATTTCACCGGTTCCACGCGAGGAAATCGAAGCCGCAATCGCAGCCCGCTGA
- a CDS encoding glutathione S-transferase N-terminal domain-containing protein, with amino-acid sequence MSRTLYRLEGCPWCELVADKLKALDVDYESVWVEALHSKRNEVKRVSGQRGVPVFVDESQGVTMAESERINEYLETSYA; translated from the coding sequence ATGAGCCGCACACTGTATCGACTCGAAGGCTGTCCGTGGTGTGAACTGGTCGCCGACAAACTCAAAGCGCTCGACGTCGACTACGAGAGCGTCTGGGTCGAAGCCCTCCACTCGAAGCGAAACGAGGTGAAGCGCGTCTCCGGCCAGCGCGGCGTCCCCGTCTTCGTAGACGAGTCCCAGGGCGTCACGATGGCCGAATCCGAGCGCATCAACGAATATCTGGAAACCTCGTACGCCTAA
- a CDS encoding cupin domain-containing protein produces MEYGVAHTNDVPVTDLSEIDELPPDLDIRAIDEALGLDQMNAKLWYLDPGEQIGYHAHSEQEEFYYVIQGEFSLKLGKSGEEEIREAGPGTFFAAGPEIGHGYRNVGDETGLVLAIGSPPVEDPGLDPHQLD; encoded by the coding sequence ATGGAATACGGAGTCGCCCACACGAACGACGTACCCGTGACCGACCTCTCCGAGATAGACGAACTTCCCCCGGACCTCGACATTCGGGCGATAGACGAGGCGCTCGGCTTAGACCAGATGAACGCGAAACTCTGGTATCTCGACCCGGGCGAGCAGATCGGCTACCACGCCCACTCAGAGCAGGAGGAGTTCTACTACGTCATTCAGGGAGAGTTCTCGCTCAAACTCGGGAAGTCAGGCGAGGAAGAGATTCGTGAAGCCGGTCCGGGGACGTTCTTCGCGGCCGGCCCCGAAATCGGCCACGGCTACCGGAACGTCGGCGACGAAACTGGGCTCGTGCTCGCTATCGGGTCGCCACCGGTCGAAGACCCCGGGTTAGACCCCCACCAGCTCGATTAG
- a CDS encoding Sir2 family NAD-dependent protein deacetylase — MDEALAEAARAIRAADSVVALTGAGVSTASGIPDFRSEGGLWEKHDPQNFHYSRFRADPEGFWRDRLAMFEDIYAGGDIAPNAAHEAFAALESAGHLSALITQNIDGLHRAAGSGDVVELHGTGAEVVCMDCGEHDGADSAWETVKAGNTPPRCDSCEGVLKPAVVLFGQSMPQAELHRAQSLASNSDVFIVAGSSLSVEPAASLPRTAARNGATTICVNLEETGFDADYTFTADVTDVLPRLVRAVRKP, encoded by the coding sequence ATGGACGAGGCACTTGCCGAGGCCGCGCGGGCGATTCGCGCGGCAGACAGCGTCGTCGCGCTCACCGGGGCCGGGGTCAGCACCGCCTCCGGTATCCCCGACTTCCGCAGCGAGGGCGGACTCTGGGAGAAGCACGACCCCCAGAACTTCCACTACAGTCGCTTTCGCGCTGACCCCGAAGGCTTCTGGCGCGACCGACTCGCGATGTTCGAGGATATCTACGCGGGCGGCGACATCGCGCCGAACGCGGCCCACGAGGCGTTCGCCGCCCTCGAATCCGCGGGCCATCTCTCGGCGCTCATCACCCAGAATATCGACGGCCTCCACCGGGCGGCTGGCTCTGGCGACGTCGTGGAACTCCACGGCACCGGCGCGGAGGTCGTCTGCATGGACTGTGGCGAACACGATGGCGCAGATTCGGCGTGGGAAACGGTAAAAGCAGGGAACACACCACCACGCTGTGACTCGTGTGAGGGCGTCCTCAAGCCAGCCGTCGTGCTGTTCGGGCAGTCGATGCCGCAAGCCGAACTGCATCGTGCCCAGTCGCTCGCCTCAAACAGCGACGTGTTCATCGTCGCCGGGTCGTCGCTGTCGGTGGAACCGGCGGCCTCGCTGCCCCGGACCGCGGCGCGAAACGGTGCGACCACCATCTGCGTGAATCTCGAAGAAACGGGATTCGACGCCGACTACACCTTCACCGCCGACGTGACCGACGTCCTACCGCGTCTCGTCAGGGCTGTCCGCAAGCCCTAG